The region CGGACACCTGGCGGGCGCTCTCTGGCACGAAGACAGTGTCACCGTTGTGAACCAGGATACTGCTGTCGAGGCTGTCCACGTCCACCATCATGACCTTGGCGCTGCCGTCCTGGGCCTTAGTCGACAGCCTTATGGCACGCTCATCAGCCGTTTCAGTGACGCCGCCGGCCATCGCCAGCGCCTCGAGGAGGGTCGTACCTTCCCGAATGCGGTACACGCCTGGTCGCGCCACCTGCCCCAGGACGGAGACCTCACGCACCAGGTCAGGCACGAAGATGATGTCACCGTCGCGAAGAGGCACGTTTCGGTCATCGGAGCCGGCCATTATGGACGTTATGTTCACAGTCTGCACGCTCTGCCCGCCTGCGCTGTCGGTCTGTCTCGTGAGGGTGGCCAGCGAGGGATCGCCGTCCTCGCTCACGCCTCCTGCACGCGACACGGCGTCCATGAACTTTGCCGTGGCTCTCAAGGAGTATGTTCCCGGGGCTCTCACCTTGCCTAGTACCATTACGGATATCGATTTCGGTACATACAGCACGTCGCCGTTCTTCACCAGGCAGTTGTCCTCGCCTCCGCCCGCCGCCTGGAGCCTATCCAAATCGATGGTGCGGCGCATCTCACCGTCGGGATGCTTGCTGGTGAGCACCGCGCTCGTCGCGTCGCCCTCCGGTCGCACACCGCCCGCCAGCGCCAGCACGTCGAGGAGTCTCGTTTCCTTGTGGATCTTGTACGTCCCGGGCCGGGTCACCTCCCCGAGCACGGAAACCTCCTGGATGAGCTCTGGGATTGAGATTATGTCTTGGTCCTGAAGGATCACGTTGTCCTCGGGCTTGGCTCCCTTCAAGATGGCCTCGAGGTCGAGGACCTTTGCGTATGGGCCTGCGGCTCCGCCGGTGCCTGTTCCAGGGACGGTGCCGGGGCTGGCGTGCGCTCGTGACGCCGTATCGGCATCGCCACTAGACGTGCGAGTTAGGGAAACGCGGGACGTATCCGCTTGTTCGGTCGGTCCGCCTGCCCGGGCGATAGCGTCCACGAGGCGGCTTCGCACTCGCAAACGGTACGTGCCTGGGGACTTCACCTGCCCAAGAACCTGGACCTCGATGGCCCTCGGGACGTACACCATGTCGCCGGGCCGCAGCCTCAACGTGCCCCCCAGGTTCGACGCGGACGGGTTCTGGCTGGGCGAATCTTCCAAAGCGCCAAGGTCCACCTCAAACACCTGCGTGGTCGCGTCCGAGGTCCGCGTGACCTGGATATGGCTGATGTCTCCGTTCAAGCCCGGTCCGCCGGCCGCAGCTATGACGTCGAAGACCCTGGTGTCGGGGCCGATGGGGTAGATGCCGGGCTTCTCGACTTCACCAAGCACGGAGACTGTGCGCACAGCCTCGGGAACGTGAATCACGTCCCCATCAGCCAACGCTACATTCTCATCACCGCCAGGAACAAGTATGGCATATGCGAAGTTTGCGGTCCGTGCGGTCTCCCCGCGCGACACCGAAACCCGGCCGGCGTCGCCCTCCGGGAGAATCCCGCCCGCTCTGGCGATGGCGTCAGTGAGCCGCGCTCCGCGTTCCAGGTAATACGTTCCCGGAGACCGGACCATCCCCATGACCCTGACCGCAAGCGCCTTCGGAACGAAGACGGTGTCCCCGTCCAGAAGGAAGCACGACGAAGGATGCATCGCACCTGCAAGGACGGCGCCAAGGTCCACTGTCACCGGCCCGCCGGCGGTGCCCTGGTTGGTCACGAACTCCGGCCTGTGAGAGATCCTGATGCAAGTCGTATCTGCGTCCGGCGTCTCGCCCCCAGCGGCCGCGATGGCGTCGATCAGGCTGGGCGTTTCGCGGAAGCTGAACGTGCCGGGCGAGCGCACGGCTCCGATGACGTTCACCCGGACCAGCCGCCACTCACGCACCGACACGGTCACCTTGGGGTTCTTCAGGTAGTATGACAACTTGTCGGTGAGGACCTCTTGAAGCGCGGGAACCGTGAGCCCAGCCGCGGTCACTTCCTCTATCAAGCTGGTGAACGATATCTTGCCGTCTTCTCTCACCTTCACCGCCGCTGACAGGTCCTCGTAACCCCAAACGGTTATGTCGAGCACATCCCCTGCGGAGACGACGTAGCTTCCGGGAGAACCTTGGGCTGACACGGGGCCTGTTTGGGCCGAGGCAGGCCGTACGGACGTCATGGCAAGCACGCTCAAGATCGCAGGTATGATAGCCGGCAAGATCGACGCGCGGAAAACCGAATGAAACCGTCTCATCATGGGCCTTGAACACGTCACCTTTCCGATCCTTCCTGTGGTCGCCGGGACGGCGCGCCCTCCCGGTGACTCTCGTATGGTCCAATTCGACTCCTTCCACGACATTCCTTTCTTGGGAAGATGATTTCCTAATCACGATGTGATCCCCATCACTGCTCGCTTGGATAAGAGGGGTCTTTCGTGGAGAAGACAGCCCTCTTGCCCGGATGCGACACAAGTTGCTGGCATGTGAAGGAAAAGTTCATTCCTGTAACGAAAAACAAACGACAGACTGATCGGGTGGTCGGAACGATCGCTCGATCGGCAGCGATGCGGGGGCGGGGCGGTGCATCGCTTCAGAACAATTGGCGGGGGCCTGGCGGCTGACGTGGAGAGTGAAGTACAGTGACGCGTGGAGTGCGTAGGACCATCCTGGTGAGCTGTGACATCGCGTGCTGTCTCGCGAGCATCCTAATTGCGCTGCTCGTCCGCTTCGAGTTCAACCCGTCGCGGGCGTTACCGTATGTCGCGATGATCGCTCAGCGGTTGCCCGCGTTGCTCTTGGTGCGCATCGCAGCGTACACAGCGTTCGGACTATACAACAGACTGTGGGAGTTCGCAAGCGTTCGAGAGCTCGTAGCGATCGCCAAGGCCGGCACCGTAGCTTCCGTCGGCGACTTTATCTTGCTCCACATTATCGAGGGGCCGGGCTTTCCTCGGAGCGCGACCCTCCTCATGTGGATATTCAATATATGTCTTTGTGGGGGGGTCCGTCTCCTCGCCCGCCTGAGAAGGGAGTGGGTCCTAGCCGCAAGGGCAGGCCAGCGCGTGGGGCGCGACAGCCGGGCGGATTCGGCCTCGACAATAGAGCCACCGAGCCCTCGGTGGGAGGCCGGCCGGCTCACGCGCGCTCTCATCGTGGGAGCGGGCGAGGCGGGCGTGATGGCGGCGAAGGAGCTCAGGACACATCCCGAGCTCGGCTATGATGTGGTAGGGTTCGTAGACGACGACCTATCGAAACAGGGGTACATGTTGGCCGACCTGCGCGTGCTGGGCACGCGGAAGGACCTCGCGGCCCTTGTGGCCAGGCACGACGTGGATGACATCATAATAGCGATGCCTTCGGCGCCGGGACGTGTGGTGAAGGAGATCGTGGCTGCGTGCGAGGGGCTCGGGACCAGAGTGAAGACGCTTCCCGGTGTGTACGAGCTCATCGACGGCAAGGTTGACGCAAGCCACATTCGGGACGTCCAGATAGAGGACCTTCTCAGGCGCGAGCAGATCAAGGTGGACCTCGCGCAGATCGGCAGCTACCTAAGTGGGCGGAGAGTGCTCGTGACCGGAGCAGGAGGCTCCATAGGCCGAGAGCTCTGCCGACAGGTGGCCAGGTTCGAGCCGGAGAGCCTCGTGCTGCTTGGGCATGCAGAGAACGATATCTACGAAATAGATCTCGAGCTCAGAGAGACGTTCCCTGGCCTGAGGACTGTGCCGGTCATCGGAGACATCAGGGACGCGGCGCGAATGGAGGGCGTGTTCGGGCGGCAGGAGCCGAACGTCGTCTTCCATGCTGCGGCGCACAAGCACGTCCCGCTCATGGAGGTGAATCCCGAGGAGGCCATCACCAACAACGTCTTCGGCACGTGGAACGTGGCGACTGCCGCCGACCGGCACGGCGCGTCCAGGTTCGTGCTCATTTCCACGGACAAGGCAGTGGAACCAGTGAGCGTCATGGGAAGCACAAAACGCGCCGCTGAATTGATCGTTCAGGCCCTGGACAAGCACAGCAAGACGAAGTTCATCGCGGTACGATTCGGGAACGTCCTCGGCAGCAGGGGAAGCGTGATTCCTCTCTTCAAACGGCAAATTGAGGCGGGAGGCCCCATAACGATCACCCACCCCGACATGACGCGCTACTTCATGACGATCCCCGAGGCCGTTCAGCTGGTCATTCAGGCGGCGGCCATGGGGGAAGGCGGGGAAGTATTCGTCCTAGACATGGGTGAGCCCGTCCGCATAGTGGATTTGGCCCGCGACCTGGTGCGGCTGTCCGGTCTCGACCCAGATCGCGACATAGAGATGAAGTTCACGGGGGTGCGTCCGGGGGAGAAGCTGTTTGAGGAACTCCTGACAGCCGAGGAAGGGACTGTGGCCACGTGCCACGAGCGGGTATTCGTGGCCAAGAGCTCGGCGGCTCTAGACGGGAGCATCCAGGAATTCCTGGAAACGTGCCGCGAGCTTGCCGCCGGGGGCGAGACCGGCGCGGCTCGGTTCGTAGATTACGTGCGAGAGCTGACGCACTCGAGAGGAGGGGGGCGAGGAACGCAACACGGAGTGTCCTCTCTGGCCGCCGGCGGGTGTACGTAGTACAATGCTGCCGGCCGGACTGCCGGCTGGCTCGATTTGAGATCCGATTGGACGCCGATGGGGAGTCGGGCGGTTGGGCGACGGGCAGGCCGTTTGGACGGGCACGACGCTATCTGGCACAACACGGGGCATCGGGACACTGGCGCGCTGGCGCAAGGCACCTAAGTGCGGCTAGGAGGTTGGAAGAGAAAGCATGATGACTCCTCTGGAGGCCCTCTTCATTCTTGCTGCCGCCGGGTACGTCCTCGGCGGCATTAGCGTGGGGAACATGCAGCTTGGGACCTCTGGTGTGCTCCTCGCGGCCCTGTATTTCGGGCACCTAGGGTACGAGGTCCCGGGGATCGTGCGAGACCTGGGTCTTGCGTTGTTTGTTGGCTCCGTCGGCCTGACCGCGGGGCCGAGGTTCTTTCGAAACCTCAGGCGAAACGCCTTGTCGTACGGCTTGTTAGCCCTTCTCATCGTTGGCTCCGGGGCCGTTGCCACGGCGATGGCCGCGAGGCTGTTCGACATCCCGCGCGCCCTCGCGGTGGGAATCTACACGGGGGCGCTCACCACGACACCTGGCCTGGCGGTGGCGCTCGAGGCGACCGGCGACAGCGCGGCGTCCATCGGGTATGGCATAGCATATCCATTTGGCGTGGTGGGGGTCGTGCTGTTTGTCCAGCTCATGCCGCATCTCCTTCGAAAGAACCTGAGGGAAGAAGTGGCGAAGCTATCCCAGACGCCCGACCGCGAGGCGGGCCTCGTTCCGACGTTGCTCGTCCGGGAGTTCGTCGTGGAGAATCCCGACGTGGACCGCAAGACCCTGGCGGAGCTCGCCATCCATTCTCGCACGGGCGCGGTGGTGTCGAGGGTGAAGCGCGGACGGCAGGTTTTCGCGGCGCTCGGCAACACGGTTCTTTTGAAGGGCGATGGAATCCGCGCGGTGGGGACCGAGGAAGCCCTCGCGAAACTGGAGGCGGTCGTAGGGAGACAGGCCCAGGTTCCCATGGACGAGCCTGGCGTGGAGGTTCGAGACTTGGCGGTAGAGAGCAGGGAGGTCGCAGGGAAGACCGTGTGCGAGCTGAATGCCCACGGCCAGTACGGCATCATACTTACGAGGGTCAGGCGGGCGGGAGTGGAGTTCACGCCAGGTGCGGACACGGTGCTCGAGCAGAAGGACGTCGTGCGCGCCGTCGGCGCCCCGTCCGCGATGGACAGGTTCCAGGCGGTCCTGGGACGGCAGAGGCGGCCATTGGAGCGGACGGGGATGCTCGCTCTTGCGCTCGTGATAGCGGTAGGACTCCTGATAAGCCGGCTCCGCCTCGAGATCCCCGGCGTCGGCGCGGTGAGCTTGGGTATAGCGGGAGGGCCCCTGATGGCGGGGCTGATAGTCGGGCACTTCGGCGGCGTCGGGCGATGGTCTTTGCGACCGTCCGGGCAGACTCTCGGAATCACCCGGGAGATGGGACTCATGCTGTTCCTGGCGGGCGCGGGGGTCGCTGCGGGGCGCGGGTTCGTTGCAACCGTGGCTAAGTACGGGTGGTTGCTCTTCGCGAGCGGCGCGGGGATCACCGTGATTCCGATGATGCTGGGGTTCGCGGCTTCTGCGCTGTTCTTCAAGTTGAGCCTCCCTGATAACCTCGGGAGCATCTGCGGAGGCATGACGAGCACGCCGGCCTTGGGGGCGCTGATCACAGCGGCCGGGAGCGACGAGGTGGCGGCGTCGTATGCGGCTACGTACCCGTTCGCCTTGGTGCTTGTGGTCCTGGCTACACAGGCCCTGGCTATCCTGCTGTGAGACTGCGAGACTGCGGGGCGCGGTAGGCCGGTTGGCCGGGCTTGTGGCCCGCACCGGACGCGCCCCGTGTCGCGTCCCGAGTCACATCCCGCGTCGCACGCGGCGACGAGAGGACGCGACGGACTTCACTGGATGGGGCGCGCGGATTTCGGCGTGGATGCCGTTGCGTGCCGTCATGGCTAGGTGGTATAATATTGCCAGCCTCCAAAACGAAATACATGCGGCTCTTATCTAGAGAGGCGGAGGGACTGGCCCGATGAAGCCCGGCAACCGGCGACGGGAGACCCGCCTGCACGGTGCCAATTCCTGCAGAACTTTCCGTTCTGGGAGATGAGAGATGTGACGCCTCTTCCCGAACGAGGAAGGGGCGTTTTTGTGTTGTGTTGCCCGC is a window of Bacillota bacterium DNA encoding:
- a CDS encoding polysaccharide biosynthesis protein, with the protein product MTRGVRRTILVSCDIACCLASILIALLVRFEFNPSRALPYVAMIAQRLPALLLVRIAAYTAFGLYNRLWEFASVRELVAIAKAGTVASVGDFILLHIIEGPGFPRSATLLMWIFNICLCGGVRLLARLRREWVLAARAGQRVGRDSRADSASTIEPPSPRWEAGRLTRALIVGAGEAGVMAAKELRTHPELGYDVVGFVDDDLSKQGYMLADLRVLGTRKDLAALVARHDVDDIIIAMPSAPGRVVKEIVAACEGLGTRVKTLPGVYELIDGKVDASHIRDVQIEDLLRREQIKVDLAQIGSYLSGRRVLVTGAGGSIGRELCRQVARFEPESLVLLGHAENDIYEIDLELRETFPGLRTVPVIGDIRDAARMEGVFGRQEPNVVFHAAAHKHVPLMEVNPEEAITNNVFGTWNVATAADRHGASRFVLISTDKAVEPVSVMGSTKRAAELIVQALDKHSKTKFIAVRFGNVLGSRGSVIPLFKRQIEAGGPITITHPDMTRYFMTIPEAVQLVIQAAAMGEGGEVFVLDMGEPVRIVDLARDLVRLSGLDPDRDIEMKFTGVRPGEKLFEELLTAEEGTVATCHERVFVAKSSAALDGSIQEFLETCRELAAGGETGAARFVDYVRELTHSRGGGRGTQHGVSSLAAGGCT
- a CDS encoding SLBB domain-containing protein, which gives rise to MTCSRPMMRRFHSVFRASILPAIIPAILSVLAMTSVRPASAQTGPVSAQGSPGSYVVSAGDVLDITVWGYEDLSAAVKVREDGKISFTSLIEEVTAAGLTVPALQEVLTDKLSYYLKNPKVTVSVREWRLVRVNVIGAVRSPGTFSFRETPSLIDAIAAAGGETPDADTTCIRISHRPEFVTNQGTAGGPVTVDLGAVLAGAMHPSSCFLLDGDTVFVPKALAVRVMGMVRSPGTYYLERGARLTDAIARAGGILPEGDAGRVSVSRGETARTANFAYAILVPGGDENVALADGDVIHVPEAVRTVSVLGEVEKPGIYPIGPDTRVFDVIAAAGGPGLNGDISHIQVTRTSDATTQVFEVDLGALEDSPSQNPSASNLGGTLRLRPGDMVYVPRAIEVQVLGQVKSPGTYRLRVRSRLVDAIARAGGPTEQADTSRVSLTRTSSGDADTASRAHASPGTVPGTGTGGAAGPYAKVLDLEAILKGAKPEDNVILQDQDIISIPELIQEVSVLGEVTRPGTYKIHKETRLLDVLALAGGVRPEGDATSAVLTSKHPDGEMRRTIDLDRLQAAGGGEDNCLVKNGDVLYVPKSISVMVLGKVRAPGTYSLRATAKFMDAVSRAGGVSEDGDPSLATLTRQTDSAGGQSVQTVNITSIMAGSDDRNVPLRDGDIIFVPDLVREVSVLGQVARPGVYRIREGTTLLEALAMAGGVTETADERAIRLSTKAQDGSAKVMMVDVDSLDSSILVHNGDTVFVPESARQVSVLGEVAKPGVYRVRKETTLLEALAMAGGITQMGDDHAVKVTVRGADGSSDTLEFDLRRTGKAHDASAWILRGGEVIYVPRSIAVHVVGEVAKPGLYYLKAGSSVADALAAAGGLTDDADGSSVTLTTRSQSGDESSSSKEGVSVLLLNANEILTGSDPRANRTISDRDTIFVPKALREVVVVGEVARPGVYKIRDSAKLMDALGLAGGPTKRAALESVCIFRDGRIAAGEEVSLGQDNLFFTGRADENPPVAGGDIVYVPAASKIEWDTVFSFLSGLKLVKDLLAR
- a CDS encoding YidE/YbjL duplication yields the protein MMTPLEALFILAAAGYVLGGISVGNMQLGTSGVLLAALYFGHLGYEVPGIVRDLGLALFVGSVGLTAGPRFFRNLRRNALSYGLLALLIVGSGAVATAMAARLFDIPRALAVGIYTGALTTTPGLAVALEATGDSAASIGYGIAYPFGVVGVVLFVQLMPHLLRKNLREEVAKLSQTPDREAGLVPTLLVREFVVENPDVDRKTLAELAIHSRTGAVVSRVKRGRQVFAALGNTVLLKGDGIRAVGTEEALAKLEAVVGRQAQVPMDEPGVEVRDLAVESREVAGKTVCELNAHGQYGIILTRVRRAGVEFTPGADTVLEQKDVVRAVGAPSAMDRFQAVLGRQRRPLERTGMLALALVIAVGLLISRLRLEIPGVGAVSLGIAGGPLMAGLIVGHFGGVGRWSLRPSGQTLGITREMGLMLFLAGAGVAAGRGFVATVAKYGWLLFASGAGITVIPMMLGFAASALFFKLSLPDNLGSICGGMTSTPALGALITAAGSDEVAASYAATYPFALVLVVLATQALAILL